The Bombina bombina isolate aBomBom1 chromosome 9, aBomBom1.pri, whole genome shotgun sequence sequence aagaaacataaaaaaaataatacaaatagtgGATTTTTTTGTACCACATGAATGATACAACCCCCAGTTaaagcagaaaacaaaaaacaaaatgcacTTACACTGCATGCATCCACCTTCCATTCAGGGTCTCCAGCGCAAAACATATTATTATTTACTAGATTTCCGTAATAGTCTTCTGACTGGCAGCGGCTCTGTGATATTATCTCCACCTGTACAGACTTCAGTTTTTCTGAGTAGAGAAAATTATCTGTTTAACGAAAGAAAGAGTAAAGTTTAGTTGAAGCAATGATAATGATAATTTAAATTATTTCCATGTAAGAAaaactgtgtgtgtttttaaaaagaaaaaaccttaTACAtaaggggccagattacgagtggagcgcaaaattacgCTTTTGCGAGAGCAATATTTacgctggtattataagtaaagtgcaatgcaaacgcgacctcgctttcgcattgcaaggaagctttgcgctcatgagaacccgcttcaataggctccaaagggagcctcattctcatgctgataatcacggcagagaacctagcgcagcgaagggggtaagttgcacagggTTGGGCAGCAAAgttgaaatatatatgaatatatacatgtatttgtttatatgtgtatatacacatattaacccacaAATATATTTGTATAAGCATACATTATAagcaataatttaattattttagttttgtaaatgtgtttgttaaagggatgtaacaatgataaaaataaaaagctctaatgtgttttatttttgcagTATTGCTTGCATGGTGtgttaaaggggttaaacacagccagttccactactctactgaaacctagttgaacacatctttgtgtgaccaccaatcagcagctagctcccagtacattgctgctttttgagcctacctaggtatttctatttcatctatgaaaCGTTTGTTCCTTTAAATAGTAATCAAAGTAAACAGTTGCAAAATACGTTTTAAAAAATAGCTTGTTCTAAAAGTGggcagctacttaaagggatagcaaagtgaaaattaaacttgcacgattcagatagagcatgtaattttaagaccctttAAAATTgatatcccttgttggaaaagaatacgcaaattagtgggagctgctgctaattggtgcctgcacacatttgtctcttgtgattggctaactacatgTATTCATCTAGCAGACAGTGttatgctgttctttcagcaaaggataacaagagaatgaagcacatttgataataggtgtaaactggaaagttgtttaaaattctattttctaactaaatcatgaaagaaaattttgaggtttcctgtcctTTAAGAGTTTCTTAAACAAATGTTAGTTCTCATTAATAATAAGGCTGCTTTTTCTAGGGACATAGCTATATCATAAATCTGAAAAAAGGGCTTAGGGCCAATAATCTAAAGTTCTCTTGTTATCTAAGATTATCTAAGATATTTCGttagtacaggtacaaatccccaaatccggaattccaaaatccaaacttattctgaaatcacagctttttaattactattttttttaaatacaattatcaAAAATCTGTATTATAAACTGTAACtattgcttaaatatcataaaatattgttttttttacagctgGTTCTATCCCCTGTCCAAACTGTCCCATTTGAcagatgcaaatattacaaaaacCAAACTATTGCAAATTCCAAAGcctttccagtcccaagcagtttggataaagggttttctacctatacTATGAGGtcactcaaataattttagaaaggaaaACTTTAGTTTGAggggtgtttatctagctatgatGGGTTATGGGTGTGCAGGAGAGACTCATAcgtacaatataatgctcaaaaaagcacacaaagattttgtgcgatttctctccatgccggagaTTGCTTGATAATCAGGCCCCTAGTCTTTATTTGATCAAAGGGCCAAAAAGTATATTTCCCCCCTACCTTTCTTCTCCCCGTTTTTTTATTTCTACATATCTCGGTAGAGGAACACATTTTTTGTAATTAGCCTAAAGTGTTTTAGAATGTGTAAGGGAATGTTTTTTATTTACAGAATATGACATTCCATGGAGAGAAGGAATGGCTATATTTCTTCAATATCCTATGCACTAAAACTGGTAACACCCCCGGTCACttactgtagtgctctttgccaaaTCCAGCAACCTCACACTTTGTAGCGTCACTCAGCTGAAGCCCAGAAGGCGGGAGGCAGATGGTCTGCACGGAATCTGTTAGAGAAGCGCACTTTCCAGACGGTGACCTGATTTTTATCAACGCTGAGAAAGAAGAATGCAGAGAATTAGAAGCTTAACAGCATGCAAAAGAGTTACTTGGTTACTTACAAATCTATGTTTTAGCAATTTATTTAACCTGCGCTTTGTCTTAGAAAAGTGCTGGGCAGATCTTAGTGCTGTCTTTTTGTACACCTACAAATTATATGCAAAAAGAAAATAGATTtacatagaaataaaataataaaaaatgtgttctGATGGTCAGGATTTGTTTGCGAAATTCTTTGCAGATTAATATTACATTTGCTCTCTGTTGCTGTGTCCACTCAAAATATTTGTTACCCTCTCCTGAcccctaaagggacagtatacctgaAAAATGTCTCTCTTTATTTTGTTCCCaattacctgctggagtgaattaaatcgtttacaaatagctccttttactttatttctGCATTAGAAATAGCTGATATATTCAGTGGTATccatacctatactgaaagttggcTATAGAAAATGCTATGTAAACAtaaccagaagaagaaattacattcccagtaggaggtaggagagaaacttaaagggacagtttactcaaaattattctcccctttaatttgttcccaatgatccactttaccttctggagtgaattaaattgtttataagtatttccattacccttatattgacatttgaaatagtttatttagcctgtggtatccccacccatcctgaaagtttttggcctcaaggccaagctgtgttaacacagccagtagaagaaattacactcccagtggggtatatagagatatggtaataaaatgttaattttccattgttctttccaagtattggtgattggtttatggacagatataagataaagaagcaggtatatgtacacaatgtgataaagtaatgagatctgattatacctacaagctcagcctcaacccattttattaggttgtggcttcaaaacacaaagtcagctaattcatatacacaaataagccttaaaaaaagcaaatctcatacattttatactctgcagctcgtaaaaaaagtaattggaaacactttaagggaaaaacaattttatggtatactgtccctgtaataaaatgttaattttcaattgttctctctaagtattgggtttTCGTTTAtagagagataatataaagaatcatatgtgtgtacaaaaagtgataaaataataagatctgatttcactgaaagctcagcccattttgacgggttgtggtttcaaagaacaaaaacagctatttcatttacaaaaaaagcataaagaagcaatttctcgtGCATTTTTTAATCtccagctggtttaacaagtcattggaaaacacattaagggacaaaCGAATTtccagtacactgtctctttaaaaccaTTTCCAGTGAGCTGTCCAGATGTTTGGTGCATAAACATACATTTCCTATTAGTTTTCAGTTACGTAACtataacataacattttaatcataaaatagttgtaatatgttaagaagttcttttttatttgtatagacatgtatatgtgtatacatgaaacccaaaattaaactttcatgttgcaaatttactttgctctctttctATCAAAAAAGCAGATAGGTTGTGCTCAGGATTTTTTTTAACAATcctatacattgtgcaaacacggctgccatctagtgctaaaaAATTGTGTAAAtcttctgccatatagtgatccagatacgtgcacgctacctacctacgtattctcttcaacaaagactgcAATGAGAATTAATTAAATTTGGTAAAACaggtaaattaaaaactttttttttttaaattgtatgctgtgtctgaatcatgaaagacgatttttgggtttcatatcccttaattaacttgttttttttttctattaaaccagtttattaaaatcaatatacaTATAACATAAGTATAAACTGTACATAGGTATAACAAAGAATATACAGCTGGTcgtatagttgttttttttgttcaataaaattATAGAACTTAACTAAAgagttaaacacaaaaaaaacgtaactaatatccctttaataactttaaccTTTAACAATTTTTATAATGTAAATATATTCATCATCAAATTTTCATAtagataatttaaacattttaccttttttttttaggagATTGTATTGTGGTACTGAATTAGCCTATAAAATAGCTTTCTATACCTGAGTATTCGGTATGTATGGGATTTTACCCCCCTGTGCATTTTTCTGTGTGTACTGCAATTCACACTCACCGTGTGTACACAGAGTTTACAATCATATATTAAACTTATAGAAAAACTTGGTGCTTGAGGAGTCATATCTGGGGATCATTTCAAATAAtgaaataatacaatttttacttgaaaatgatgcagcataactgtaaacagctgactagaaaatatcacctgaacatctctatgtaaaaaagaaagatattttacctcaaaatgtcctaagtatttacaccccattgtaaaggactttaagctgtccagggacctgcaagggagcgtgccttatttccctattcagtgtaaggaagtttactatgaaatctcatgagatcacagtaaaatagttaatgacctcagcactgctaatgctgattggctgatgttcattccttttttcttttttacctgcagttgggcagtaactgaaagataacgttTTACAGAAaactttttacaattatgctgcatcactttcaactgatttagcatatgagtattatgtccctttaagtgatatttatagaaaagttatgtaaacaagaaggcTTAGGAGGAAAATATCACACTCTCAGTGGGGCGTTtgaacagagaggtactaaaatttaGTATTTACAGTGGTCTCACTGTGTACattgagataagataaggaggattttgtgtaaataataGAGAGTTAAGCTAATGAGGTTTGATTTCCCTGCAAACTCAACGCATTTCATTGGGTTGTCCTTTTAATTAACCAGGAACAGCTTTTTTATATccaaaaataaaactaaaggaaCATTGCATTTTCTACTCTGCAtctggcataacaagtcattgaaaaaacattaaaaggaAATCAATGTTGCAATGCAATGTCCCTgagaccaaaaaacaaaaaacgtaatTTCTAACCTTTCTGTTCCTATTACTGAATGTGATTTCTTTATAAGAAAAGGAAAGGTGCACATTACTTACCAATATCATTATTATGTGCTCCGGTTTCATCACTGTATTCAGAATGAAGAATAATTTTCTCTACTTGGAATTTCTGTTCCAGGTCCTTATTGGTTTCAAACAGTAAAGATTTCCCCAGTATAACTGAAAAATCTTTGGGTTCTGGGATGttactaaataaaacaaatatatgggGTTTGTCTGTGGccaaataaacaaatatacaacAAATAATAGTCTTTCCTTCTGTGAGCTGACAATAGGACACGAAAGCCATTTTCTTCATGATTTATAGAGgctaaaaaatttaaaacatttttaatttatttctattatcaaatttactttattctcatggtattctttgttgaagagaatatgtaggtaggtagcgtgcacgtgtctggaacactatatggcagcagttttgcaagaatgctattaaGCACaaaatagcagcagtgtttgcacaatgtataacattgttaaaaacattcttgcaaatatGTTgccatatagggctcgatttatcaaacccttCTCCTCCTTTGACTGCAGtctcacacaagagaacctgcagtcaggatttatcaagcagcggtcatcagaccaatgCTGTTAACCTCTTCTCCTCTTAAGTGGAAAATTTAAATTTCCCCGGTCTTGTCCGACCAGGgacattgacagctcctgcccgagtgtgattggctgtgcgcaggcagggggcggggttgcacacaAGTGCAAAGAGTGCTCACGTATAATGTTAAATTCCGGCAGTGGATTGCTGGCCGCCAGAGGAGAGCTCAGgaggacaggggcgaatatgtctaCCCCTGTCCACCAAGGATTGATAAATCGAGCTTATAGTAATTtaggcacatgcacgctcctgagccgaccaactgcttttcaacaaaagataagagaacaaagtaaatgtgataagagAAGAAGTTTGGaaagtttttctttatttctttctttattttttacacTGTACCTTCTTAATCATAAAATATGTATATTAGTGAGATGCTAACCTGCCGGAGAAACAATGAGCTGCAGTAAGAACCCAGCAGGGGTTAATGAGGCTGGCACCGCACACATATTTTTCCTGTCTTCGTCTGTCAGTCTGGTAGAGAGTTGCTAACCATGGATGAGACTCAATGGAAGTGCTGCTTCCGCCCACTACTTTGTACATTTTATGCTGACGCTGACCACAGGTAGAATCTGGGTTTGAAAGGAGAAAATAATCATTagagcctttttatttttataaactatacAGAGATAggcctcttctagcctgctctccttcctgcttgtctctcccatgccactgcccccccccccccgcctaccagcacagcacaggtaactccctttgttaacggCTATATCTACCAACCCCACTCATGTGTTTCTCCAGCTGGAGATTGTGGGCTCCATTCACTAACAGCCTCTTCATTTGCTTTAATATTATATGCACTTGATTcacaaatgccccccccccccccccccccagagaggcTGTTAGTGAAAGGGACTCACATTTTGTTTACTGCAATGGTCTACtcattataatatttttaaatgaattatAAACGCTAAATATCTAACAAAAAAGAGACATTTTCTAGATAATGGTTagaaatcaaaatattttttaacactAATTTAAGAAATGtcattataaataatattatttataaaacatGAGTTAAATTTGATTGAAAACATAGACAAAAAAGTATTATTCCACTAGGGGGAGACAAATAAGTAAAATCTGTTCTACTTTTGTACATACCCAATGTATGGAAATTTTCCCATATTGCACAATGCACATCAGATGTTTATTTACATTGTTTTAGCAATAACACATTTGCCCAAActgaataaattaaatacaaacctgGGCTCTTCTCTATCTCACAGTTGGGAAGATCACAGAACATTGCTTGAATTTGTCTTCCATTTTTAAAATAACACCATGGTTTGCTTCCTTTATCTGGATTcctgaaaatataaaaatacagagcTGTATTATTTTTACTCTGCtaacatttaacaaaaaaattcAACATAACAATCAAGGAAGCAGTATatgagcagggccggactgggaataaaaagcagccctggaaaaatatgaaaaccAGCCCTTTTttatgttgagtcagtagaatgcacatgccccatttttctcaaagggcattactgggatactcctcccCTAATattatttcagaattaaattatattacttagtATTAAACATaaatgccagattgatgttatatagcaaaaCTACAAACTAATTGTAtcaattaatcacccctttaaattgtagctttcaagccctagctgctgcagcccaccgggaaatctcctggtatcctggtaggccaatccggccctgtataTGAGTGTATTCACCACATCCACCCCAGATATACCTAAAGTAACTTGCACACAATTTGcacaataatattatttattgtattatttagtCTAATCTGTAAACTGtaggaaatatatacacacaaacatgctaATAACAGTAGAATTACCAATTTAGATTCTTTAATGTCTTACCTGCAAAAGTTGTGCTTCCCAAGACCCAGTTTCAGAGCCCCCTCTTTCTGAGTATTAAACACTTTGTGTTTTAGACGATGAGAGTCCCAAGCTAAGCAGTCATGCCCACCAGATGTCTTAGAAGCAGTTCCTCTATAATCGTGACCTCTGTCATTGTAGCATATAGCTTTTGTATCTGAAAGAATTGTCAGTAGGTCAGGAAGATATTTACTGAAATACACCCATTGTAAGTACAACATGCAGCATTTTAATTCGATCTCTTAAAGACTTCACTTCAACTGAAGTGTAAACtgtgtaataattattttaatgccaaaaatctgatttaaaaagtcaaaattataaacaatttatttattttaccaattGTTAAGAAtacaaaggacaaaaaaaaaaaactgtccgtAGACTTTAATTTATGAACATTTTAACTAAGCTGCATCAAATAAAGTAAGTGGTGTATATACTTTTCTGTCCACTTTAGGTAGCATAAAAAAGTATGTATTAGACAGTACgcgtttcacttttattttatttttttaataatagcttGATGTGGTATAGTAAGACAGGCAAAGTTACCTATTTCACATTGTTCTCCAGCGTAACCTTTTTGACAGACGCATCGGTATGGCCTTTTGTAGATCCTATAATATACGCAGGTACCACCATGCAGACAGACGCATTCTGCAGAAATTGAAAAGAAGAGATCATGTAAAGGTGAGAGAGAAACAGCAACAACATTCTGTATACAGAATAATCAGAGGTGGATAAATATTACTACagttgatgttatatatatataaaaaaaatctcactGGCCTGTTGTAATTTATTACTAGTCTAAAATTAGTCCAGCTAAGGTTGAAACCCGGTTGGAATTTACCGATAAtgctgttatatttaaagggatatgaaacccaatttttttttgtgtgattcagacagattataccattttaaaacagtttccaatttacttctattatcaaatttgctttgttcccatattattctgtgttgaagagatacctaggtagcatctggtgcactacacggcagtaaatagtgctgccatctattgttcttgcaaatggataacattcttgcaaaactgctgatatatagtgctccagaaatgggcgggCTCCttagctgcttttcaacaaaagataccaagagaacaaataaaatgtgataatagaagtaaatcagaaagttgtttaaaattgcatgatctatctgaattattaaataattttttttgagtttcatatccctttaaggttcaggtcaGTGAAGATAGTAAAgaatacatattaaaaacagtCTCTGTTATTATGATACATGTAGTTAAAGTAATATCCAGAGCAGCCAATGAACTTGAGCAAttgtgcgcagccaccaatcacatCATTCATTGCTGCTCaggagactacctaggtatgctccatctgaaccataaaagtttaattttgactttcctgaccCTTTGATAGAGGAAATAACACACTTGTACTCATGTCTGAATATCCTCAATCCTTAATCTATTAGTGTACAGTAATTTTGAAATGTAAGGTTCACAATTTTTACTAAAAAatgctattaattagttattatatTCCATTTGCTTTATGATTTTTACTTGACATTTGTACCCTATAACATTGACTGTAGTACATATTTTAGGCAACctgataataatacaattaaatgtgcCATTATTTTGCTCTGTGTAGATTCATACCTTCTGATGCGCTTTGTTTTTTTCTAAGAGTTATCTAAAACaaaggaaaaagaaaggaaagcaTGAATTATTTATGCATTCACATAATGTCCTTCTGTCTAATCAAATATCTGGCGTTGACTCTGAGTGGGCAGTTGACATACAGGGCCACTGTTGATTaaactgcataataaaaacacttacaaaaaATGATGTACACATTACACATTATCATGTACTATGGacgtttttaaatataaaatcttATAGACAGTATAGCAGTATTGATATATTTGACATAACTTTAAACAGGAATAGCagatatttaaaatgacaaaataaaggaatTTTACACTCCAGTGAGTAAAATGGATTGCTGGGAACACATTATGGGGGAGTTCTATAATACACCCTCCCGTTAAGTGTTCATGGAATTCCCCTAAATTTCTATAAAGTTAATGGGCAGCAtcttgttgaaacctaggttttccttAAGTGAGTGGTCATGATCACTGCCAGCGGTGAGGGTATGAGAATgagcaatgtacatcctgtatttagtttgtaAAGaattgtttatggtatcaggaggtgtaatatatatagtgttattctttatacaggacacactaagggctcgatttattaaagccctacggctgcaagctctcacaagaacttgctcatcataatttaacaagcagcggtcaccagaccaccgcttccctaacctcttcgccacctctaaggtgacgAAATTTAATTAATCTCCGTGgttgagtccgaccgaggagattgacagctcctgtccgcgcgtgattggctgtgcgcgggcagggggcgggattgcatgcaagcgcaaagtTGCGCTCGTGCGCAATAGTGATTATCTGCGGGTAATTTCACCcctccacaggcgagctgaggcgtacaggggcacgtatacgcgcccctgtccacctcagctttgataaatctagccctaaatgttcagACAGGGGATGAgccatacagggggaggggaataagtgGGCTAGGCTGAAGGGCGATCTTGTCAAGGGCCGCGCAAATTCTAAGTGTGGCCTTGGCAGCACTTATTActttagaaactaaagtacttaatAGAAacaaaaacgttacacttatttcttcaatatttaaacaactaatatcatttaataaaaaatacatctacatattattctcaggataATCTTTTTTATGCAATcatcattatatttaaaaaaaacatttggtgTTAAAATGTACCTTTAACAAAAACCAGTGACATTCATAAACTGTGTTTAACTACTTAAAGTCACAGACTACTTATTTATCAGAGAAGGCACCGTCCTGTAAGACTAATATGTATCTAGCTAGTACATTGTATAGTGTATTTATTCCCGACTCCCCCAGGCAGCTGAGATAGATGAAAGAAAACTGCACTAATTACTTACGGATTCAACCTCCTTAAGAAAGACGCAAATAAACAGGAAACTTAGAACAAGCTTCATCTTGTGTGCTTTAAATTTTCTGTGAAAGAAACAAGTAAGATAATTACCAAAGCGCTTCACCACTCAACACGTTATGTGCAGCTACTTAAAGGGATTTGTATAGTAAAATGGTTTTCCactttacaatgacttgttataccagctacagagcttataaaatgtatgatacattgatcatttgtgtttatttttagatATAAAATAGCTGTCTCTGCTAATCGAAAAAACACAACCCAATGAAATGTGCTGAGCTTCCAGGGAAAGCAGACGGTGCTAGCTTATCTCTCTTACACAAAATCatccttatcttatcttatctctctactcacagtgagaccaatacaatggaaaatttacattttcTTATCTCTATATCTCACCACCCACTGGGAGCATGATtacttctaaaccttcttgtttacatatattCTTTATAACCTGTACTTAAGTATTGAAACATTCAGTACAGGTAGGGATGCAAAAGACACAATCCGCTAtttaaaatggc is a genomic window containing:
- the PLAU gene encoding urokinase-type plasminogen activator; translated protein: MKLVLSFLFICVFLKEVESITLRKKQSASEECVCLHGGTCVYYRIYKRPYRCVCQKGYAGEQCEIDTKAICYNDRGHDYRGTASKTSGGHDCLAWDSHRLKHKVFNTQKEGALKLGLGKHNFCRNPDKGSKPWCYFKNGRQIQAMFCDLPNCEIEKSPDSTCGQRQHKMYKVVGGSSTSIESHPWLATLYQTDRRRQEKYVCGASLINPCWVLTAAHCFSGSNIPEPKDFSVILGKSLLFETNKDLEQKFQVEKIILHSEYSDETGAHNNDIALIKIRSPSGKCASLTDSVQTICLPPSGLQLSDATKCEVAGFGKEHYNNFLYSEKLKSVQVEIISQSRCQSEDYYGNLVNNNMFCAGDPEWKVDACSGDSGGPLICEHNGQMILYGIISWGDECAKENKPGVYTRVTKYLPWINALLTDNNKLSNKSIPK